In one window of Syngnathus typhle isolate RoL2023-S1 ecotype Sweden linkage group LG7, RoL_Styp_1.0, whole genome shotgun sequence DNA:
- the stoml1 gene encoding stomatin-like protein 1, which yields MFGKSYQRLSQTDPIVPRTPGLFVSTDSYYHKGLSFDYIPNISENDFSDSSQGWLSWICNLIVIFLVHICTFVTFPITGWFVLKTVPNYQRVVVFRLGRVCPPKGPGIVLVLPLIDQWQRVDLRTRAFNIPPCQVHTRDGGLFFVGADIQFRIWNPVLSVVSVQDLNASTRMTAHNALTHSLEKKTVREIQTERVKLGEYLGVDINEMTRPWGLEIDRVELTPGSLLKAPEEGPPGPLDVPPSVPKVEDLTGTLQQLAMHFMSHSFQPQQESSVTFMDEQSGDRQAAATINSIEELLRAVQLVLSETLVNQVGACFQFEISSGEGQHCTYYVDLSQGHGAAGAGSPCLMPDVTLTMCEEDLLAMFQGRLQPFAAYSSGRLQLQGDIQTAMKLEELIKLLRR from the exons ATGTTTGGGAAATCTTACCAGCGTCTTTCTCAGACTGACCCGATCGTACCGCGGACTCCCGGACTATTTGTCTCCACTGACAGCTACTACCATAAAGGGCTGTCCTTTGATTACATCCCTAATATTTCTGAAAATGACTTCAGTG ATAGCTCCCAGGGATGGCTGTCATGGATCTGCAATCTAATTGTCATCTTCCTCGTCCACATCTGTACTTTTGTAACCTTTCCTATAACAGGATGGTTTGTATTAAAA ACGGTGCCAAACTACCAAAGGGTCGTGGTGTTTCGCTTGGGTCGTGTCTGTCCTCCAAAGGGCCCTGGCATCGTCCTGGTGCTGCCCCTTATTGACCAGTGGCAGAGGGTAGACCTGCGTACCCGTGCTTTCAATATCCCTCCATGCCAG GTACATACCAGGGATGGTGGCCTCTTCTTTGTGGGAGCAGACATTCAGTTCAGGATTTGGAACCCGGTCTTGTCTGTGGTGTCAGTACAGGACCTTAACGCTTCAACCAGGATGACGGCACACAACGCTTTAACTCACAGCCTGGAGAAGAAGACCGTCAGAGAGATCCAAACAGAAAGAGTGAAACTGGGAGAATATCTTGGG GTGGACATAAATGAAATGACTCGGCCCTGGGGGCTAGAGATTGACAGGGTGGAACTCACTCCAGGTTCTCTTCTCAAAGCCCCTGAGGAAGGACCCCCAGGGCCTCTTGATGTTCCTCCCTCTGTACCTAAAGTGGAGGACCTCACAGGTACCCTTCAACAACTTGCCATGCACTTTATGAGCCACAGCTTCCAGCCTCAACAAG AGAGCAGTGTAACGTTTATGGATGAGCAGAGTGGAGACCGTCAAGCTGCGGCCACAATAAATTCGATTGAAGAGCTGCTCCGTGCAGTCCAGCTTGTCCTCTCTGAAACTTTGGTGAACCAGGTCGGCGCCTGTTTCCAGTTTGAGATCAGCTCAGGAGAGGGACAGCATTGCACGTACTATGTGGATTTGAGCCAAG GTCATGGTGCAGCTGGCGCCGGATCCCCGTGCTTAATGCCAGATGTAACTCTGACTATGTGTGAGGAGGACCTTCTGGCCATGTTTCAGGGAAGACTGCAGCCATTTGCTGCCTACAGCAGTGGGAGACTTCAACTTCAGGGCGATATTCAAACGGCTATGAAATTGGAAGAACTCATAAAACTGCTTAGGCGGTAA
- the LOC133157233 gene encoding cholesterol side-chain cleavage enzyme, mitochondrial translates to MSFCNLPCLTEYQMNITTNLLIHLPYCSASQCTRNFLAGLEDEGGGGEDYLSQPPVLQPPAFDTAVVGMTRWNLCHGSSASYLEKVMAAGVCRRRSSSSSSMPMVRQAFPENSSIIKPYSEIPGLWKNGIANLYNFWKLDGFRNLHRIMLQNFNTFGPIYREKVGYYESVNIINPEDAAILFKAEGSYPKRLKVEAWTSYRDYRNRKYGVLLKNGPEWRSNRVILNKEVISPKMQGNFVPLLDEVGHDFVARVHKKIERSGQNKWTADLSQELFKYALESVSTVLYGERLGLMLDYIDPEVQHFIDSITLMFKTTSPMLYIPPALLRAIRAKVWLDHVQAWDAIFNQADRCIQNIYRQLRQETGHSKKYPGVLASLLMLDKLSIEDIKASVTELMAGGVDTTSITLLWTLYELARHPNLQEELRAEVLSARAQSQGDMMEMLKNIPLVKGALKETLRLHPVAVSLQRYTAEDIIIQKYHIPAGTLVQLGLYAMGRDPKVFHRPEQYQPSRWLRSESQYFRSLSFGFGPRQCIGRRIAETEMQIFLIHMLENFRVEKERHVNAQSTFELILLPDKPIVLTLKPLQSSR, encoded by the exons ATGTCATTTTGTAATTTGCCGTGTTTAACTGAATATCAGATGAATATAACAACAAACCTTTTGATACATCTCCCATACTGCAGTGCATCACAGTGCACACGAAACTTTTTAGCGGGCCTTGAGgacgaggggggtgggggggaggacTATTTAAGCCAGCCTCCAGTTCTTCAACCTCCTGCTTTTGACACAGCAGTGGTAGGGATGACCAGGTGGAATTTGTGCCATGGCTCCTCTGCGAGCTACCTGGAAAAAGTGATGGCAGCGGGCGTCtgcagaagaagaagcagcagcagcagcagcatgccGATGGTTAGACAGGCGTTCCCGGAGAACAGCAGCATCATCAAACCTTACAGCGAGATCCCCGGGTTATGGAAAAATGGCATCGCCAACTTGTACAATTTCTGGAAGCTGGATGGCTTCAGAAACCTTCACCGAATCATGCTGCAGAATTTTAATACTTTTGGACCCATTTACAG AGAAAAAGTAGGATATTACGAAAGTGTGAATATCATCAACCCAGAAGACGCAGCTATCCTGTTCAAAGCAGAAGGTTCATACCCGAAAAGACTGAAAGTGGAAGCCTGGACCTCATACAGAGACTACAGGAATCGGAAATATGGAGTTTTACTCAA GAACGGGCCAGAGTGGAGGTCAAACCGGGTCATCCTCAATAAGGAGGTGATCTCCCCGAAGATGCAGGGGAACTTTGTGCCCTTGCTGGACGAAGTGGGTCATGACTTTGTGGCCAGAGTTCACAAGAAGATAGAACGAAGCGGACAGAACAAATGGACCGCGGACCTCTCCCAAGAGCTCTTCAAATATGCTCTGGAGT CGGTGAGTACAGTTCTATACGGGGAGCGTCTGGGCCTGATGCTGGACTACATCGATCCGGAGGTTCAACATTTCATCGACTCCATCACCCTCATGTTCAAGACAACCTCGCCCATGTTGTACATACCTCCGGCTCTACTCAGGGCGATCCGAGCCAAAGTGTGGCTGGACCACGTTCAGGCTTGGGATGCAATCTTTAACCAAG CTGACCGCTGCATCCAGAACATCTACAGGCAGTTACGCCAGGAGACTGGTCATAGCAAAAAATACCCAGGAGTTCTGGCCAGCCTTCTCATGTTGGACAAGCTGTCCATCGAAGACATCAAGGCCAGTGTGACTGAGCTAATGGCTGGGGGAGTCGATACG ACTTCCATCACATTGCTCTGGACATTGTATGAGCTGGCCAGACATCCAAACCTTCAGGAGGAGCTGAGGGCTGAGGTGTTGTCTGCCAGGGCACAAAGCCAAGGGGACATGATGGAAATGCTGAAGAATATTCCTTTGGTCAAAGGAGCTCTGAAGGAAACACTAAG GTTGCATCCAGTGGCAGTGAGCTTGCAAAGATACACAGCGGAGGACATCATTATTCAGAAATACCACATTCCAGCCGGG ACCTTGGTGCAGTTAGGGCTCTACGCGATGGGGAGAGACCCCAAGGTGTTTCATCGTCCGGAGCAATATCAACCCTCTCGCTGGCTGAGGAGTGAGAGCCAATACTTCCGCAGCCTGAGCTTCGGCTTCGGCCCTCGCCAATGTATAGGACGCAGAATAGCCGAGACGGAGATGCAGATCTTTCTCATCCAT ATGCTTGAGAACTTCCGAGTGGAGAAAGAGCGACACGTGAATGCGCAGAGCACATTTGAGCTCATTCTCCTACCAGACAAGCCCATCGTATTAACTCTGAAGCCCCTGCAGAGTAGTCGATAA
- the lg7h15orf39 gene encoding uncharacterized protein C15orf39 homolog produces MPLFDESVVFAGLPKSSDMSGFIVKPVFPYGGAHFSYHPRGKDAAEFTAPWTNASAASPTHRASGVKTGGDNSSLPDSPVYLAIPKALYLHNPCCHDLACVMRHRYNMEHGQTAALNADLERNRPRGEPYRSPRSGIHQTARDNPRDLQSDSCEGQIERMTAESLSGGGRPSRTEPNYGGYPCMPPLATLAPLSEQSRHLQPPPRGFAAFPPPTHMTSELYQECSPMSKYGHPTKQPMFYYPQANVEVERRTHGRDIGGEQREDVPGIRTSAIPSPGEYYTFPPTLQGDIPLFFHGTETQPNHSFVHGLGYRCYAHPGFQIRNVEQQHAPTGLPSHRLVFRGSDQRPSAAAASVGLEKSEQHVGPSEPSHVLLRVEPISPTGPVCQSVLPPHSLYPSITSRLDHQMVISPSGMTQDRPLDFSSYVSQIKPEHRKVFPVSPRTRLPQSPKQTSDCMSKLERLMATDQVDEIACDYVLKDSLKRRFPSRVKVKVEEPDPYEIDLTPKRRKSDTKRNRGTRPQMPVIRSVFSLAQEYLNPPEVEPQRGAQLADHFQIIPTTALKGTKPDPNGAPRCTCPEKCEVQMMEPTKIKVEKINQSDTCGKSPSPAASGAIRDQIKPQPEDATLSDTKSMLATQVREPEKLLSVEVNDASQRPKAPGSLENDKTLPEQMAEAEPKPLKAADFDITSIPLDHLNLCPSYDIRLHRPAAQQEAPAQIQAETSPVPQAAVRKRFLELHRTLCKRVSKRVSATSEQQLTTWRSQLELAEPSSNKVQNVSSLLGTQARDEWLNEEIHSALEEVLDRFREYIIHERCPFPHVMRTGAVFLPMLVVKEILFPEVPVTFIDQVLHEHKVQLRPTTLSEEKILTQLHKPCSSRLKRLMSLKHLPDVYADVLNLLYYSNVCKHLDSTSSDVQKTSQE; encoded by the exons ATGCCTTTATTTGACGAATCCGTAGTATTTGCTGGACTGCCCAAGTCATCAGACATGTCCGGGTTTATCGTAAAGCCCGTGTTCCCGTACGGCGGGGCCCATTTTTCCTACCACCCCCGAGGAAAGGATGCGGCGGAGTTCACGGCACCCTGGACTAACGCAAGCGCGGCGAGTCCGACACATCGAGCGTCTGGGGTCAAAACGGGGGGCGACAATTCCTCTCTACCTGACAGTCCTGTTTACCTCGCCATCCCAAAAGCTCTGTATTTACATAACCCGTGTTGCCACGATCTGGCTTGCGTCATGAGACACCGCTACAACATGGAGCACGGCCAGACGGCGGCGCTCAATGCTGATTTGGAGCGCAACCGGCCTCGAGGAGAGCCTTACCGCAGCCCCAGATCAGGCATCCATCAAACGGCGCGAGACAACCCGCGAGATTTACAGTCGGATTCCTGCGAAGGACAAATCGAGAGGATGACTGCGGAAAGTTTGAGCGGAGGAGGAAGGCCGAGTCGAACGGAGCCCAACTACGGCGGCTACCCCTGCATGCCCCCTCTCGCCACGCTGGCTCCTTTGAGCGAGCAAAGCCGACATTTACAGCCTCCCCCCAGAGGCTTTGCagccttccccccccccacccatatGACCTCAGAGCTTTATCAAGAATGTTCTCCCATGTCCAAATATGGTCATCCAACAAAGCAGCCAATGTTTTACTACCCGCAGGCCAATGTGGAGGTCGAACGCAGAACACACGGTCGGGATATTGGCGGCGAGCAGAGAGAAGACGTTCCCGGTATCCGAACGAGCGCTATCCCGAGCCCTGGGGAGTATTATACGTTCCCGCCAACGCTTCAAGGCGACATTCCTTTGTTTTTTCACGGCACCGAAACGCAACCAAATCACTCCTTTGTGCACGGCTTGGGCTATCGATGTTACGCACATCCCGGGTTTCAAATTCGAAACGTCGAGCAGCAGCACGCGCCAACCGGGCTGCCTTCGCATCGACTTGTTTTTCGCGGATCAGACCAACGTccgtccgccgccgccgcctcagtTGGCCTTGAGAAGAGCGAGCAGCACGTGGGACCGTCGGAGCCTTCCCACGTTTTGCTGCGGGTGGAGCCCATCAGTCCGACCGGACCCGTCTGCCAATCCGTTTTACCCCCCCACAGCCTGTATCCTTCCATCACCAGTCGACTAGATCATCAGATGGTCATTTCACCTTCTGGCATGACCCAAGACAGACCGCTGGACTTTTCTTCTTATGTAAGTCAGATTAAACCCGAACACCGTAAAGTCTTCCCGGTTTCCCCGAGGACGCGGCTTCCCCAATCTCCCAAACAAACGTCAGATTGCATGTCCAAGCTTGAAAGGCTCATGGCCACGGATCAAGTGGACGAAATTGCGTGCGACTATGTTCTCAAAGACAGCCTGAAAAGACGTTTCCCTTCGCGTGTGAAAGTAAAAGTAGAGGAACCCGATCCGTACGAAATTGATTTGACTCCAAAACGACGAAAGTCGGACACCAAACGAAATCGAGGGACCCGCCCTCAAATGCCGGTTATCCGAAGCGTGTTCAGCCTAGCACAAGAATATCTAAATCCTCCTGAAGTCGAGCCTCAAAGAGGGGCGCAGTTGGCTGACCACTTTCAAATCATACCCACGACAGCCCTTAAAGGAACCAAACCCGATCCGAACGGAGCACCCCGTTGTACGTGTCCGGAGAAGTGTGAAGTCCAAATGATGGAACCCACAAAAATTAAAGTTGAAAAGATAAACCAATCCGACACGTGTGGAAAATCTCCAAGTCCGGCTGCTTCCGGCGCCATACGGGATCAAATCAAACCGCAACCTGAAGATGCTACTTTGTCGGACACCAAGTCCATGCTGGCCACTCAAGTACGTGAACCTGAGAAACTTTTATCAGTGGAGGTCAACGATGCTTCACAGCGCCCCAAAGCGCCCGGGTCTCTGGAGAACGACAAGACCTTGCCGGAGCAAATGGCCGAAGCTGAGCCGAAACCGCTAAAAGCAGCTGATTTTGATATCACCTCCATTCCACTGGATCACCTCAACCTTTGCCCCAGCTACGATATCCGTCTCCACCGTCCGGCCGCACAACAGGAAGCGCCTGCGCAAATTCAGGCTGAAACATCACCCGTACCACAGGCGGCGGTTCGCAAGCGTTTCCTAGAGCTTCACCGCACCCTCTGCAAACGAGTATCCAAACGTGTATCTGCCACCTCGGAGCAGCAGCTCACAACCTGGCGCTCTCAGTTGGAACTGGCAGAACCCTCATCCAACAAAGTCCAGAACGTCTCCTCCTTGCTGGGGACTCAAGCCAGGGACGAGTGGCTCAACGAGGAGATCCACTCTGCCCTCGAGGAGGTCCTGGACAGGTTCAGGGAATACATCATCCACGAGCGCTGTCCTTTTCCACACGTGATGAGAACGGGGGCGGTGTTTCTCCCTATGCTGGTGGTGAAAGAAATCCTTTTTCCCGAGGTGCCCGTCACCTTCATCGACCAAGTCCTGCACGAGCACAAAGTGCAACTGCGACCCACGACGCTGTCCGAGGAGAAGATCCTCACCCAGCTCCACAAACCCTGCTCGTCACGCCTCAAGAGGCTGATGTCGCTCAAACATCTGCCCGACGTCTACGCCGACGTGCTCAACCTACTCTACTACTCCAACGTCTGCAAGCACCTGG actCAACGTCGTCTGATGTCCAAAAGACTAGCCAG GAGTAG
- the arih1 gene encoding E3 ubiquitin-protein ligase arih1 yields the protein MDSDEGYTYEYDDEEEECSEDSGEEEPEDDTLELGEVELVDPVVAAAERDECGDTVGGGQGPGEEEEEDYRFEVLTAEQILQHMVECIKEVNEVIQNPATITRILLSHFNWDKEKLMERYFDGNLDKLFSECHVINPSKKPRIRPPINTRSSVQDMPCQICYLIFPNSYFTGLECGHKFCMQCWGDYLTTKIIEEGMGQTISCPAHSCDILVDDNTVMRLITDSKVKLKYQHLITNSFVECNRLLKWCPAPDCHHVVKVQYPDAKPVRCKCGRQFCFNCGENWHDPVKCKWLRKWIKKCDDDSETSNWIAANTKECPKCHVTIEKDGGCNHMVCRNQNCKAEFCWVCLGPWEPHGSAWYNCNRYNEDDAKAARDAQERSRAALQRYLFYCNRYMNHMQSLRFEHKLYAQVKQKMEEMQQHNMSWIEVQFLKKAVDVLCQCRSTLMFTYVFAFYLKKNNQSIIFENNQADLENATEVLSGYLERDISQDSLQDIKQKVQDKYRYCESRRRVLLQHVHEGYEKDLWEYIED from the exons ATGGACTCAGACGAGGGTTATACCTATGAATACGACGACGAAGAGGAGGAATGTAGCGAGGACAGCGGCGAAGAGGAGCCTGAGGACGACACCTTGGAGCTCGGCGAGGTGGAGTTGGTCGATCCCGTTGTGGCCGCCGCGGAGCGGGACGAGTGCGGCGATACGGTGGGAGGCGGTCAAGGCCCcggcgaggaagaggaggaggactaTCGCTTCGAGGTTTTGACCGCTGAGCAGATCCTCCAGCATATGGTGGAGTGCATCAAGGAGGTCAACGAGGTTATCCAG AATCCTGCAACAATTACACGCATCCTTCTTAGTCACTTCAACTGGGATAAAGAAAAACTCATGGAAAG GTATTTTGACGGCAACCTGGACAAGCTCTTCTCAGAATGTCACGTCATCAACCCCAGCAAGAAACCCCGCATCCGTCCTCCAATCAACACCCGATCGTCCGTGCAGGACATGCCCTGTCAGATCTGCTATCTGATTTTCCCCAACTCT TATTTTACCGGCTTGGAGTGTGGACACAAGTTCTGCATGCAGTGTTGGGGTGATTACCTGACTACTAAGATTATAGAAGAAGGAATGGGACAG ACCATTTCTTGCCCTGCTCATAGTTGTGACATTTTGGTTGATGACAACACAGTCAT GCGGCTCATCACAGACTCAAAAGTCAAGTTGAAGTACCAGCATTTAATTACAAATAGTTTTGTAGAG TGCAATCGACTGTTAAAGTGGTGCCCCGCTCCAGACTGCCATCACGTCGTTAAAGTCCAGTACCCAGATGCCAAACCAGTGAGGTGCAAGTGTGGCCGTCAGTTCTG CTTCAACTGTGGGGAGAACTGGCACGATCCCGTCAAGTGCAAG TGGCTGAGAAAGTGGATTAAGAAATGTGACGATGACAGTGAAACTTCAAACTGGATTGCTGCAAATACAAAG GAGTGTCCAAAGTGCCATGTGACCATCGAGAAAGATGGAGGGTGCAATCACATGGTTTGTCGGAACCAGAACTGCAAAGCTGAGTTTTGCTGGGTCTGCCTGGGACCATGGGAACCTCATGGTTCtgcttg gtaCAATTGCAATCGCTACAATGAAGACGATGCCAAGGCCGCCAGAGACGCTCAAGAG CGCTCCAGGGCGGCCTTGCAGAGGTACCTGTTCTACTGCAACCGCTACATGAACCACATGCAGAGCCTGCGCTTTGAGCACAAGCTGTACGCTCAGGTCAAGCAGAAAATGGAGGAGATGCAGCAGCACAATATGTCCTGGATCGAGGTGCAGTTCCTGAAGAAGGCCGTGGACGTGCTGTGCCAGTGCCGCTCCACGCTCATGTTCACTTACGTATTTGCCTTCTACCTCAAGAAGAACAACCAGTCCATTATTTTTGAG AACAACCAAGCCGACTTGGAAAACGCCACTGAAGTGCTGTCCGGCTACCTAGAACGAGACATCTCCCAGGATTCCTTGCAAGACATCAAGCAGAAAGTACAAGACAAGTACAG ATACTGTGAGAGCCGGCGACGGGTTCTGCTGCAGCACGTGCACGAAGGCTACGAGAAGGACTTGTGGGAGTACATTGAGGATTGA